The following are from one region of the Methanobrevibacter sp. genome:
- a CDS encoding Ada metal-binding domain-containing protein, with the protein MDKKLSYICIGLLVIIIVLEGGLVFSSIHWDNNDYDDNNFRQVIVDSNHDDVDEVDDNQDTTASSSDDSQPSSSGHTYVGSVKSDKFHELSCPHVKKIKEANKITFSSRQDALDAGYTPCRTCNP; encoded by the coding sequence ATGGATAAGAAGTTATCGTATATCTGTATCGGTCTATTAGTTATTATCATTGTTTTAGAGGGTGGTTTAGTATTTAGCAGCATCCACTGGGATAATAATGATTATGATGATAATAATTTTAGACAAGTAATAGTTGACAGCAATCATGATGATGTAGATGAAGTAGATGATAATCAGGATACAACCGCAAGTTCTTCTGATGATTCTCAACCCAGCAGTTCGGGGCATACTTATGTTGGTAGTGTAAAATCTGATAAATTCCATGAACTGTCTTGTCCTCATGTTAAAAAGATTAAAGAAGCAAATAAGATTACATTTTCAAGTAGGCAAGATGCCCTTGATGCGGGTTATACTCCTTGTCGTACTTGCAATCCATAA
- a CDS encoding winged helix-turn-helix domain-containing protein codes for MELSDEMLIEISYVKISKYRTEAMKSLDGQVKIPSQIAKDTDIRTNHVSKVLSELKEHELVECINPEVRKGKLYRLTDKGNELVKNLE; via the coding sequence ATGGAATTATCAGATGAAATGTTAATAGAAATCAGCTATGTGAAAATCTCAAAGTATAGAACCGAAGCAATGAAATCTTTGGATGGGCAAGTAAAGATACCTTCTCAGATTGCAAAAGATACAGATATTAGAACAAATCATGTTTCAAAAGTTTTAAGTGAATTAAAAGAACATGAACTTGTTGAATGCATTAATCCAGAAGTAAGAAAAGGTAAATTGTACAGGTTAACTGATAAAGGAAATGAATTAGTTAAAAATTTAGAATAA